In Apium graveolens cultivar Ventura chromosome 10, ASM990537v1, whole genome shotgun sequence, the following are encoded in one genomic region:
- the LOC141689534 gene encoding uncharacterized protein LOC141689534 — MQFFGSSEISPSPPAPTASGNYGHMIYIFNRNGICLLYREWNRPLRTLSKQQDHKLMFGLLFSLKSLTAKMDPTSVEKGNLGVPLLPGQGCSFHSFRTNTYKLSFMESPSGIKIILVTHPKAGDLREPLKYIYNLYVEYVVKNPLYSPGTPIKSELFNTNLDQYVRGLG, encoded by the exons ATGCAATTCTTCGGGAGCTCAGAGATCAGTCCATCGCCGCCGGCACCGACGGCATCGGGAAATTACGGGCACATGATTTACATATTCAATCGTAACGGCATTTGTTTACTCTACAGGGAGTGGAATCGTCCACTCCGTACTCTTAGTAAACAGCAAGATCACAAGCTCATGTTTGgtcttcttttctctctcaaaTCTCTTACTGCCAAAATGGATCCTACTAG TGTTGAGAAAGGAAACCTGGGAGTGCCACTGTTACCTGGGCAAGGATGTTCATTTCACAGTTTCCgtacaaatacatacaaactaagtTTCATGGAGAGTCCTTCTGGAATAAAG ATTATCCTTGTCACTCACCCCAAGGCTGGAGATCTTAGAGAACCTTTAAAGTATATCTACAATCTGTATGTTGAGTATGTTGTGAAGAATCCGCTTTACTCCCCAGGAACTCCTATCAA ATCTGAGCTTTTTAATACAAACCTTGACCAGTATGTAAGAGGACTTGGATGA
- the LOC141691975 gene encoding uncharacterized protein LOC141691975: MPGSTIQLMTEGQEMPDGRKRFKRFYICLAPLKNGFINGCRPLLGLDGCHLKGPYDGQLLAAVVTDANNGMYPLAWAVVEAENSKRNMWKDHKGIGIRMLLWLAARATTDYTFNKHMEEMKKLSKKCFNWLSEKPRSQWSRSAFRPFCKSDMFVNNHSEVFNSSIRRYRDLPIISMFKFIHVDVMRRIQMRRDKMQNSYALNPICPNAMGRLNKYILLTINFIFKAIEQSRGYHVIWSGGARYLVTMTSDGYEIFVDLDAHTCACKKWQLSGIPCYHACACIAWSKKPFEPFIHQSYNKDMFLSCYQHIVEPIYGEEE; this comes from the exons ATGCCAGGGAGTACCATTCAATTGATGACTGAAGGCCAAGAAATGCCTGATGGTAGGAAGAGGTTTAAGAGATTTTATATCTGCCTTGCTCCACTGAAAAATGGTTTCATAAATGGGTGTAGACCTTTGCTAGGGCTTGATGGGTGTCACCTTAAAGGCCCTTATGATGGTCAACTATTGGCTGCAGTGGTAACTGATGCTAATAATGGAATGTACCCATTGGCATGGGCAGTTGTTGAGGCAGAGAACA GCAAAAG AAATATGTGGAAGGACCACAAAGGCATAGGAATAAGGATGTTGTTGTGGTTGGCAGCTAGGGCCACCACCGACTACACTTTTAACAAGCACATGGAGGAGATGAAAAAG CTGTCCAAGAAATGTTTTAATTGGTTAAGTGAGAAACCTAGATCACAGTGGTCTAGGAGTGCTTTCCGACCTTTTTGCAAATCAGACATGTTTGTAAACAACCACTCAGAAGTGTTCAACAGTAGCATAAGGAGGTATAGAGATTTGCCAATAATTTCCATGTTCAAATTCATACATGTTGATGTAATGAGAAGGATTCAGATGAGGAGGGATAAAATGCAAAATAGTTATGCATTGAACCCTATTTGCCCTAATGCTATGGGGAGGCTTAACAA ATACATTTTATTGACAATTAACTTTATTTTTAAAGCAATAGAGCAAAGTAGAGGCTATCATGTTATTTGGAGTGGAGGAGCAAGGTACCTGGTCACAATGACCTCTGATGGATATGAAATATTTGTTGATCTAGATGCTCATACATGTGCTTGCAAGAAGTGGCAGTTGTCTGGAATCCCATGTTACCATGCATGTGCCTGCATTGCTTGGAGTAAGAAACCCTTTGAACCATTTATCCATCAGTCATATAACAAAGATATGTTTTTGTCATGTTATCAACATATTGTGGAACCTATATATGGAGAAGAAGAGTGA